The following coding sequences are from one Myxococcales bacterium window:
- a CDS encoding bifunctional 4-hydroxy-2-oxoglutarate aldolase/2-dehydro-3-deoxy-phosphogluconate aldolase: MPAANKTEVLRCIHDGGLVPILRTPTSEDALELADVLREAGLQVLEIPLTVPGALEAIRELAVSFSPDLMVGAGSVLTMEQALAVHEAGARFMVMPVFDAAIIAYCRGNGLACFPGALTPTEIYMAWQAGADAVKVFPASAVGGPSYLKAVKAPLPDIELMPTGGVTLENAAAYIQAGAFALGVGGDLTDVAALRQGQRAQLAERARIYLERVREARVQRRITELPPPNY, translated from the coding sequence ATGCCCGCTGCAAACAAGACGGAGGTGCTCCGCTGTATTCACGACGGCGGGCTCGTGCCCATCCTTCGCACGCCCACCTCCGAAGACGCATTGGAGCTGGCCGACGTGCTTCGCGAAGCGGGGCTTCAGGTGTTGGAGATTCCCCTCACGGTGCCCGGCGCGCTCGAGGCCATTCGAGAACTGGCCGTGAGCTTCTCACCCGATTTGATGGTCGGTGCCGGAAGCGTGCTGACCATGGAGCAGGCGCTGGCCGTTCATGAAGCCGGGGCCCGGTTCATGGTCATGCCGGTCTTTGACGCCGCCATCATTGCCTACTGTCGAGGCAACGGGCTGGCCTGCTTCCCCGGTGCGCTCACGCCCACGGAGATCTACATGGCTTGGCAGGCCGGCGCCGACGCCGTCAAGGTGTTTCCGGCCTCGGCCGTGGGGGGCCCTTCCTACCTCAAAGCCGTCAAGGCGCCTCTACCCGATATCGAGCTGATGCCCACGGGGGGGGTGACGCTCGAGAACGCTGCCGCCTACATTCAAGCCGGCGCCTTTGCGCTGGGTGTCGGCGGGGACCTCACGGACGTTGCGGCGCTCAGGCAAGGACAGCGCGCTCAGCTGGCAGAACGTGCCCGGATTTATCTCGAGCGGGTGCGCGAGGCCCGCGTTCAACGGCGCATCACAGAGCTGCCTCCCCCCAACTACTGA
- a CDS encoding MFS transporter, with translation MVAALLGSAYSVMQFVFIPFWGRLSDRIGRRPVLLWSIAANIVGMSLLGFANSLALLFVARVFSGIATANIAVAQAYIADITTPETRARGMGMIGMAFGLGFILGPPLGGVLGHVQVFGREGPLAAFVAAGASLVNLVLAYRRLPESLVVSAQGASEGVPATIRRRFVPLDVEALKQVTAVPGVGLAVVLMFSVTFWFSGMEMTYRLFTEDIFGFGVAGTGALFGFVGVVAAVVQGGLIGRLTKRFGEVRLLGRGVSLLALGFAGLALSAWPSGTVALALLIGASGVLAAGNGLCMPSLSSYTSRKAGPRIQGMTLGVMQSLSALARALGPLAGGLAYEYIAPWGPYALGALGFGVAAAMAARLPALNEAPLTAAQ, from the coding sequence TTGGTCGCCGCCCTGCTGGGGTCCGCGTACTCGGTCATGCAGTTCGTGTTCATCCCGTTTTGGGGACGGCTCTCCGATCGCATCGGTCGGCGGCCGGTGTTGCTCTGGAGCATCGCCGCCAACATCGTGGGTATGTCGCTGCTCGGCTTCGCCAACTCGCTCGCCCTGCTGTTCGTCGCCCGGGTGTTCAGCGGCATCGCCACCGCCAACATCGCCGTGGCGCAGGCGTATATCGCCGACATCACCACGCCCGAAACACGAGCCCGCGGCATGGGCATGATTGGAATGGCCTTTGGCCTCGGCTTCATCCTGGGCCCGCCGCTCGGCGGTGTGCTGGGCCACGTGCAGGTCTTCGGGCGCGAAGGCCCCCTGGCGGCCTTCGTGGCCGCCGGCGCATCGCTCGTCAATTTGGTCTTGGCGTATCGTCGCCTGCCCGAATCGTTGGTGGTCAGCGCGCAAGGCGCCTCGGAAGGCGTGCCTGCCACGATTCGACGCCGTTTCGTGCCCCTCGATGTGGAGGCCCTCAAGCAGGTTACGGCCGTGCCGGGCGTGGGTCTGGCCGTCGTGCTGATGTTCTCCGTGACGTTTTGGTTTTCGGGGATGGAGATGACGTATCGGTTGTTCACCGAAGACATTTTTGGTTTCGGTGTGGCAGGCACGGGGGCCCTGTTCGGCTTCGTCGGGGTAGTGGCGGCCGTGGTGCAGGGTGGTCTCATCGGTCGGCTCACGAAGCGTTTCGGAGAGGTCCGTTTGCTCGGTCGCGGGGTGTCGCTTTTGGCCCTTGGCTTTGCTGGACTTGCTCTCAGCGCCTGGCCTTCCGGCACGGTCGCTCTGGCACTGCTGATTGGTGCGTCGGGCGTTTTGGCGGCGGGAAACGGGTTGTGCATGCCGTCTTTGTCTTCCTACACTTCGAGGAAGGCGGGGCCGCGCATCCAGGGGATGACGTTGGGCGTGATGCAATCGCTCTCCGCGCTCGCACGGGCGCTGGGCCCCCTCGCGGGAGGCTTGGCGTACGAATACATCGCCCCGTGGGGACCCTACGCGCTCGGGGCCCTGGGCTTCGGGGTGGCGGCTGCGATGGCGGCGCGCCTACCGGCCTTGAACGAGGCGCCCCTGACGGCGGCTCAGTAG
- a CDS encoding SpoIIE family protein phosphatase, giving the protein MASIIIHGAQPFGRFPIVKLETSIGRGEECDIFFPDRHLSRLHAEIRQEGQGQPFVLVDLRSKNGTFLNGVRLVRATALEDGDVIDVGRNRLTFVAGLEREEGEPRRPSSHDFSLRDLVERKTADIADTSGHDRIVDLINLAPEALSGYESEGALCDRVLDLLVEQVGLEHGAVLVWNASASAFDVRAGRGRFSELGRVVLGEAILERAVQEGGAFLYALGEAEDTADSEAGCCMPLLESAMKGKGTQVRGLIYAEMSLLRRLAPSNLNGLSAFANVVAMRLENLQLHEARRDGERLEKDLRLAAEIQASLLPGKAPDLSGYEIAGGTEPCRMVGGDYYDFVREDRALTFALGDVAGNGLGAAMLMIALRAAVTAHWRNRSLAEAMLKMNETFGPNVPDDRYATLFFARLDLDTGVVTYVNAAQNPPLLVRSADDTVETLKTGGTILGAFPETRYDEDTVKMQPGDVLLVFSDGVSDVWPSDDVAERALLDVLKRHRARSAETIKTFIFDTIHARNASRPKDDRTILVIKRALAPALG; this is encoded by the coding sequence ATGGCGAGCATCATCATTCACGGCGCACAGCCGTTTGGTCGCTTCCCGATCGTGAAGCTCGAGACGTCGATCGGGCGAGGCGAGGAATGCGACATCTTCTTTCCCGATCGGCACCTGTCGCGCTTGCACGCCGAGATCCGGCAGGAAGGGCAGGGACAGCCCTTCGTGTTGGTGGACCTGCGCAGCAAGAACGGTACGTTTCTCAACGGCGTTCGCCTGGTCAGGGCCACGGCTCTCGAAGACGGCGACGTCATCGACGTGGGGCGCAACCGACTGACCTTCGTGGCGGGTCTCGAGCGTGAGGAGGGAGAGCCGCGGCGTCCGAGTTCCCATGACTTCTCCCTGCGCGACCTCGTGGAGCGCAAGACGGCCGACATCGCGGACACCTCCGGACACGATCGCATCGTCGACCTCATCAACCTCGCGCCCGAGGCGTTGAGCGGATACGAATCAGAGGGCGCGCTGTGTGACCGTGTGCTCGACCTCCTGGTCGAACAAGTGGGGTTGGAGCACGGGGCCGTCCTCGTCTGGAACGCGAGCGCGAGCGCCTTCGACGTGCGGGCGGGTCGCGGCCGCTTCTCGGAGCTTGGGCGGGTGGTCCTGGGTGAGGCCATCTTGGAGCGGGCCGTGCAAGAGGGCGGCGCCTTCCTGTATGCGCTGGGCGAGGCCGAGGATACCGCCGACAGCGAAGCGGGGTGCTGCATGCCGCTGCTCGAGAGCGCGATGAAGGGCAAGGGAACGCAGGTGCGAGGTTTGATCTACGCCGAGATGAGCCTGCTGAGGCGCCTGGCTCCGTCGAACCTCAACGGCCTTTCTGCCTTCGCCAACGTGGTGGCCATGAGGCTCGAAAACCTGCAGCTACACGAGGCCCGGCGGGACGGCGAGCGCCTCGAAAAGGACCTCCGCCTCGCAGCCGAGATTCAAGCCAGCCTCCTTCCGGGCAAAGCCCCCGACCTTTCCGGCTACGAGATTGCTGGTGGTACGGAGCCGTGTCGCATGGTGGGGGGCGACTACTACGATTTTGTTCGAGAAGATCGCGCGCTCACGTTTGCCTTGGGCGACGTGGCGGGAAACGGCTTGGGCGCCGCCATGTTGATGATCGCCCTGCGTGCTGCGGTCACTGCGCACTGGCGTAACCGCTCCTTGGCGGAGGCCATGCTGAAGATGAACGAGACCTTCGGGCCCAACGTGCCGGACGACCGGTACGCCACATTGTTCTTTGCCCGCCTCGATCTCGACACGGGGGTCGTGACCTACGTGAACGCGGCGCAAAATCCGCCCCTCTTGGTCCGGAGCGCGGACGACACCGTGGAAACGCTCAAGACGGGTGGCACCATCTTGGGGGCGTTTCCAGAGACCCGCTACGACGAGGACACGGTCAAGATGCAGCCAGGTGACGTTCTCCTCGTGTTCTCGGACGGCGTCAGCGATGTGTGGCCGTCCGACGACGTCGCGGAACGAGCGTTGTTGGACGTGCTCAAGCGACACAGAGCGCGAAGCGCCGAGACCATCAAGACCTTCATCTTCGATACGATTCACGCCCGCAACGCGTCTCGCCCAAAGGATGATCGTACGATCTTGGTCATCAAGCGAGCTCTTGCACCGGCTCTGGGATGA
- a CDS encoding sugar kinase: MSTNVSPTAGLSIKPKPACRYDLVALGEVMLRLDPGDGRVATTRSFTAWEGGGEYNVARGLKRCFGLDTAVVTAFADNPVGRLLQDLIYQGGVDQTFVKWVKYDGVGRDVRNGLNFTERGFGVRAAVGCSDRGHTAASQLEPGDIDWEHIFGKLGVRWFHTGGIFAALSETTAQVAREAMTAARKHGTIVSYDLNYRPSLWQGIGGHAKAQEVNRELANYVDVMIGNEEDFSASLGFEVEGMDDNFSELDPANFRKMIEVARKAYPNFQVVATTLRNARTASLNDWGAICATAEGFFVAPVREDLEIYDRVGGGDSFASGLVYGFLSGKGPAYAVECGAAHGALAMTTPGDTSMATLAEVERVMKGGAARVAR; this comes from the coding sequence ATGTCCACGAATGTCTCCCCCACCGCTGGCCTTTCCATCAAGCCCAAGCCCGCGTGCCGCTACGACCTGGTCGCTCTCGGAGAGGTCATGTTGCGGCTGGATCCAGGGGATGGCCGGGTGGCGACCACCCGCAGCTTTACGGCCTGGGAGGGTGGTGGCGAGTACAACGTGGCCCGCGGTCTCAAGCGTTGTTTCGGCTTGGACACAGCGGTCGTGACGGCTTTTGCGGACAACCCCGTGGGCAGGCTGCTGCAGGACCTCATCTACCAGGGAGGGGTCGACCAGACCTTCGTCAAATGGGTGAAGTACGATGGCGTGGGCCGCGATGTGCGCAACGGCCTGAACTTCACGGAGAGAGGCTTCGGGGTGCGCGCCGCCGTGGGCTGCTCGGACCGGGGGCACACCGCGGCTTCGCAGCTCGAGCCGGGGGACATTGACTGGGAGCATATCTTCGGAAAGCTCGGCGTACGCTGGTTCCACACGGGCGGGATCTTTGCGGCCCTCTCCGAGACCACCGCGCAGGTGGCCCGTGAGGCCATGACGGCGGCCCGCAAGCACGGCACGATCGTCTCGTACGACTTGAACTACCGGCCTTCCCTCTGGCAGGGCATCGGGGGACACGCCAAGGCCCAGGAGGTCAACCGCGAGCTCGCGAACTACGTCGACGTGATGATCGGCAATGAAGAAGATTTCTCCGCTTCGCTGGGCTTTGAGGTCGAGGGCATGGACGACAACTTCTCCGAGCTCGATCCGGCCAACTTCCGCAAGATGATCGAGGTGGCTCGCAAGGCCTACCCAAACTTCCAGGTGGTGGCCACCACGCTTCGCAACGCGAGGACCGCATCCCTCAACGACTGGGGTGCCATATGCGCCACCGCGGAGGGGTTCTTCGTGGCACCCGTGCGAGAGGATCTCGAGATCTACGACCGCGTGGGCGGCGGTGACTCGTTCGCTTCGGGCCTCGTCTACGGGTTCCTTTCGGGCAAAGGTCCGGCCTACGCCGTGGAATGCGGCGCGGCCCACGGTGCGCTTGCGATGACCACGCCGGGGGACACCAGCATGGCCACGCTGGCAGAAGTCGAACGGGTGATGAAGGGCGGCGCGGCCCGCGTGGCCCGATAG
- a CDS encoding TIGR04552 family protein, producing the protein MSSPETQFQPVAEASSEQLLPSGGRVGSSLSDAATPDTPAGRAPAFSDPSFATFDLGDLAAIRNLLRGGSVIDWHRAYFETYDQVDRFLRVNEFDPARVEDINRLEDLRERAVDYLERHLGFRIPDELAESMPARDLFLVASTKGKRRAYACTILKVMHVLQHLEGRELLTRLPITVEQIFHLVEEKVLRTVEEMRSAGFSVVEFEWSRKNANSLLTKLMAKKETIAAHVYDKLRFRMITQTEDELMYVLKELVHRLVPFNYVIPGQSVNDIVELRSVIEGSPHLQRFLPDLVDLSQQAADKKPAVQNEFSGPGYRVINLVADLPVRIDTYLNKAPDDPEFEEAGPVVYVLTEFQIMDTRTAERNEQGENSHARYKERQANRVRARLIHGLKEQD; encoded by the coding sequence GTGAGTTCGCCAGAGACGCAGTTCCAACCTGTCGCCGAGGCGAGCAGCGAACAGCTGCTCCCGTCAGGGGGGCGCGTGGGCTCGTCGCTGTCTGACGCCGCGACACCCGATACGCCGGCGGGTCGCGCCCCCGCGTTTTCGGACCCGTCGTTCGCGACCTTCGACCTCGGAGACTTGGCGGCAATTCGCAACCTCTTGCGGGGAGGCTCGGTCATCGATTGGCACCGGGCCTACTTCGAGACGTACGACCAGGTCGATCGCTTTTTGCGTGTCAACGAGTTCGACCCTGCCCGGGTCGAGGACATCAACCGGCTGGAGGACCTGCGGGAACGCGCCGTGGACTACCTCGAGCGTCACCTCGGCTTTCGCATTCCCGATGAGCTGGCCGAGAGCATGCCTGCGCGGGATCTCTTCCTCGTCGCATCCACGAAGGGCAAGCGCCGCGCCTACGCCTGCACGATCTTGAAGGTGATGCACGTCTTGCAACACCTCGAGGGGAGAGAACTCCTCACGCGTTTACCCATCACCGTCGAGCAGATTTTTCATCTGGTCGAAGAGAAGGTCTTGCGCACGGTCGAAGAGATGCGAAGCGCCGGGTTTTCAGTGGTGGAGTTCGAGTGGAGCCGGAAGAACGCCAACAGCCTGCTAACCAAGCTGATGGCGAAGAAGGAAACCATCGCGGCACACGTTTACGACAAGCTGCGCTTCCGCATGATCACGCAAACAGAAGACGAGCTGATGTACGTGCTCAAGGAGCTCGTGCACAGGCTCGTTCCCTTCAACTACGTGATCCCCGGGCAATCGGTGAATGACATCGTCGAACTGCGCAGTGTCATCGAAGGCTCTCCCCATCTCCAGCGCTTTTTGCCGGATCTCGTGGATCTGTCGCAGCAGGCTGCTGACAAAAAGCCTGCCGTACAAAATGAGTTCTCGGGGCCGGGCTACCGGGTGATCAACTTGGTGGCTGACCTCCCGGTTCGCATCGACACCTACCTCAACAAAGCGCCCGACGACCCCGAGTTCGAGGAAGCTGGACCGGTGGTGTATGTGCTCACGGAGTTCCAGATCATGGACACCCGCACGGCCGAGCGCAACGAGCAGGGGGAGAACAGCCACGCCCGCTACAAGGAGCGCCAGGCGAACCGGGTGCGTGCTCGTCTCATCCACGGACTCAAAGAGCAGGACTGA
- a CDS encoding protein kinase, with translation MPQSPTGLRAKAAEAERLFPIPFGNVELVRQISSDRRGEVYVAARSEGPDRLCVVNILGDALTGRPGMRDELRAEAAWLVSRVHGNIVQVYDVGSTEAGTETGRGTKPESWVGPLPQADDRDRLFFVCELVEGRDLAAFLKRAEGAAVRIPPELAVHIAMEVAFATEFVRSNEAKTTGVATSTVGLHAGSILLGVDGAVKVTHYGSCLAPRIEDLEDSEVGRASLIAPELVRGDLASERSDVFAVAALLWQTLTGRNLAARGAKPHLETLRLGAWRPEAPSKLEGPIRSIPTELDELLLLALDPDPAQRPNDVATFRAELSAFQKSRNVSVGPAEVRGFVTELFGRELAEEAAELTALAARIEAESPLSTSQGRNTTNTLTDFQSRRRTPVPVEGELAVGEVIPGTRYRALAKLGEGGMGVVYAAEHVDIEKRVALKLLHADLLKNQHVLQQFRQEARAASRIGNPYICDVTDWGEVADGRVFFVMEFLDGPSLAREIKRCRRLPPERVFPMLRQVAKALGAAHEKGIVHLDMKPDNVLLIERDGRHDYVKVVDFGIAGLLGQSGGGSKVMGTPEYMAPERTAGGGNDRRSDIYALGVMAYEMLSGEVPFQGLTPVETLAMHATDAPDPINERITKSIPKPLEDVVLRMLEKDPARRPQTMADVEALLCEAQLEARVRTAWDDLPLPPVDPLRHERLAKRFRASSGGRVGLVIGAAVAVAAGAVAVAAVSLMRGSEVQYMVDDGPTGAAQVAAAPEAQVAESVAIPAVPPAEQATPPELDTRRRTKGSKASAPVEEPRKTDRAPREIPTPSAPEPEGSSKGSASAADRQRAREAADRGLQALDKGQIKLAKQEFEIAEKADPNHAPALGGLAEVAFEEAQYSRAAALASRSLRFAPNVTRYLVLLGDSYYRLKQYEQAIAAYERAASVDPGNSGIARRLERAKAELE, from the coding sequence ATGCCACAGAGTCCTACAGGACTACGCGCCAAGGCCGCTGAGGCCGAGCGGCTCTTCCCGATTCCCTTCGGGAATGTGGAGTTGGTGCGTCAGATTTCCTCCGATCGCCGGGGCGAGGTCTATGTAGCGGCGCGTTCCGAAGGACCGGATCGGCTCTGCGTGGTGAACATCCTGGGCGATGCGCTCACGGGGCGCCCGGGGATGCGGGACGAACTCCGTGCGGAGGCTGCGTGGCTGGTCAGCCGCGTTCACGGCAACATCGTCCAGGTCTACGACGTTGGCTCGACCGAGGCTGGCACCGAGACCGGCCGCGGCACGAAGCCAGAATCCTGGGTGGGCCCGCTGCCGCAGGCGGATGACCGGGACCGCCTGTTCTTCGTCTGCGAGCTGGTCGAGGGTCGGGATCTGGCCGCCTTCCTGAAGCGCGCCGAAGGGGCCGCCGTTCGCATTCCGCCGGAACTGGCGGTTCACATCGCCATGGAAGTGGCGTTCGCCACGGAGTTCGTTCGGAGCAACGAGGCGAAGACCACGGGGGTCGCCACCTCCACGGTGGGTTTGCACGCAGGTTCAATCTTGCTGGGCGTCGATGGCGCCGTGAAGGTGACGCACTACGGCTCGTGCCTTGCGCCTCGGATCGAGGACCTCGAAGACAGCGAAGTGGGCAGGGCGTCCCTGATCGCGCCCGAGCTGGTGAGGGGCGACCTTGCCTCAGAACGCTCTGACGTGTTCGCCGTGGCGGCCCTGCTGTGGCAAACGCTGACGGGGCGAAACCTGGCCGCTCGAGGCGCGAAGCCGCACCTCGAGACCTTGCGCCTGGGCGCATGGAGACCAGAGGCCCCCTCGAAGCTCGAAGGGCCCATCCGTTCCATTCCGACCGAGCTCGACGAGCTGTTGCTGTTGGCGCTCGACCCTGATCCCGCGCAGCGCCCGAATGACGTGGCGACGTTCCGGGCAGAGCTTTCGGCTTTTCAAAAGAGCCGCAACGTCTCGGTCGGCCCCGCGGAGGTGCGAGGCTTCGTGACGGAGCTCTTCGGGCGGGAGTTGGCCGAGGAGGCGGCCGAGCTCACGGCCCTGGCGGCGCGGATTGAAGCGGAATCGCCGCTGTCCACCTCGCAGGGGCGTAACACCACGAACACCCTCACCGATTTTCAGTCCCGGCGGAGAACCCCCGTGCCGGTGGAGGGCGAGCTGGCGGTGGGAGAGGTGATCCCGGGCACCCGCTATCGCGCGCTGGCGAAGCTTGGCGAAGGGGGGATGGGTGTGGTGTACGCGGCCGAACACGTGGACATCGAAAAGCGGGTAGCCCTCAAGCTGCTACACGCCGACCTGCTGAAGAACCAACACGTGCTGCAGCAGTTTCGCCAAGAGGCGCGCGCCGCCTCACGCATCGGCAACCCGTACATCTGCGACGTCACCGACTGGGGCGAGGTGGCCGACGGCCGGGTGTTCTTCGTCATGGAGTTCCTCGACGGCCCCTCGCTGGCGCGGGAGATCAAGCGCTGCCGTCGTTTGCCGCCGGAGCGCGTCTTTCCCATGCTTCGCCAGGTGGCAAAAGCGCTCGGCGCTGCGCATGAGAAGGGCATCGTGCACCTCGACATGAAGCCCGACAACGTTCTACTCATCGAGCGAGACGGTCGTCACGACTACGTGAAGGTGGTGGACTTCGGGATTGCGGGCTTGCTCGGTCAGTCCGGCGGTGGCAGCAAGGTCATGGGCACGCCGGAGTACATGGCGCCCGAGCGAACTGCGGGCGGGGGCAACGATCGACGCAGCGATATCTACGCCCTTGGCGTCATGGCGTACGAGATGTTGTCTGGCGAGGTCCCCTTTCAGGGATTGACTCCCGTCGAGACCTTAGCGATGCACGCCACCGATGCGCCCGACCCCATCAACGAGCGCATCACCAAGAGCATCCCCAAGCCGCTCGAAGACGTTGTGCTCAGGATGCTCGAGAAGGATCCGGCGCGCCGCCCGCAGACCATGGCCGATGTCGAGGCCCTGCTGTGCGAGGCCCAGCTGGAGGCTCGGGTACGCACCGCCTGGGACGATTTGCCTTTGCCCCCGGTCGACCCCCTCCGCCACGAGCGTTTGGCCAAGCGCTTCCGGGCGAGCTCCGGAGGGCGTGTGGGGCTCGTCATTGGCGCGGCAGTGGCCGTGGCCGCCGGGGCGGTGGCGGTGGCCGCCGTCTCCCTCATGCGGGGCAGCGAAGTGCAGTACATGGTGGACGATGGTCCAACCGGTGCCGCGCAGGTGGCGGCAGCGCCCGAGGCCCAGGTCGCAGAAAGCGTGGCCATCCCCGCCGTTCCCCCTGCCGAGCAGGCTACCCCGCCCGAACTCGATACGCGTCGGCGTACGAAAGGAAGCAAGGCGTCGGCGCCGGTGGAGGAGCCTCGCAAGACGGACCGGGCGCCTCGCGAAATCCCGACCCCGTCGGCTCCCGAGCCCGAAGGAAGCTCGAAGGGCTCGGCGTCCGCGGCCGATCGACAAAGGGCGAGGGAGGCCGCCGACCGTGGACTGCAGGCCTTGGACAAAGGGCAGATCAAGCTCGCCAAGCAGGAGTTCGAGATCGCAGAAAAAGCGGATCCGAATCACGCGCCTGCGCTGGGCGGGCTCGCTGAGGTGGCTTTCGAGGAGGCGCAGTACTCCCGCGCGGCTGCACTTGCGAGCCGGAGCCTCCGCTTCGCACCCAACGTCACCCGCTACCTCGTGCTGCTCGGAGATTCCTACTACCGCCTCAAGCAGTACGAGCAGGCCATCGCGGCCTACGAACGGGCGGCGAGCGTCGATCCCGGCAACAGCGGGATTGCTCGGCGCCTCGAGCGGGCGAAGGCCGAGCTCGAGTAG